In Pseudoalteromonas sp. '520P1 No. 423', the sequence TGATCTTGCACTTGGGCGTCAGCTGCATAACCTGCAGCAGAAAACAAAGCTGTATTGATTAATACTGCTAAGGTTGTCTTTTTCATTGCTTTCATGTCGGATTTAACCTTTATTCACTCTTAAATTTCAACTGTAATATGTAGCGCCATATTACATTGGCGATGTAAGGGTCAATTTTACGAAGTTAATACGGACCTAACGGGTAAGAGTGGTAGACACCGTTAGGTTGAGCCTTACGGTAACAAATGATAACACGAGAAAAGGATAAATAATTCAGTAAATGTTAAAAATATGTATTTTAAATTTTAATTTAACAATTTTTAAACATAAAATATGCAGTTTAAATTAGAGTTTTTACTCTATAAGTCTATGATATTAATATAATCTTTTTGCACTATTTGCTTACAGGACAAATGTCCGCATTAAATGGAATTTTTTTTAATTATTTTTGTCTGATAAAGGTTTTGAGTTAGGTTTGGTGGTTTTTTAACAATTTTATACAATTTAAGAAAAAAGATTGTTACCGTATGGTACAAGTTAATTGCAGTTTAACTGTATTATCATTAATACAGAAATAAATATAATGACATCATCTTTTAATGAACAATAAATAAGTGATGTAAGTGATAAATAGTAGACAAGTTCACCCTATAAAATTACTTTTTATTTTAAAGGGCTCTATTATTCCAATCATTGCCCCACAAATCATTTTCATCACACTATTTAGTCTTTTTGTAGCAATAAGTCACAAATTTTATCCTGCGATCTTGCCTCAATATGCATTAGCACCTTTCACTTTGCTTGGTATTGCTTTGTCTTTATTTCTTGGATTTAGGAACAATGCTTGTTATGCCCGCTGGTGGGAAGGGCGAAACTTATGGGGGCAATTAGTTATTAGTTCTAGAAACTTATCTCGACAAATAATGTCATTGATTGATAACAAAACAGCTTATGGAAGGGATGCTCAAAGGCAGTTGATTTGTTTGATCATCGCGTATAATTATGCTTTGAAACATCAATTAAATGGCTCTGTCCCTTGGTATGATATTGAAAAATTTTTGCAACCAAGTGAAATAGAGAGTTTAAAAAGTGCCTATAATCTTCCCGATGCTATTTTAAGATTGATCAGCACACAACTTATATTGCTTAGACAAGAGTCTTTATTATCTGACTATTTTATAGTCAATCTAGAGCAGCACATTAGTGCTATGGTATCAGTACAAGCTGGCTGTGAACGCATTCAAAATACACCTTTGCCATTGGCGTATAGATTGTTAGTACATCGCACTGTGTATTTATTTTGTTTTATATTGCCCTTTGGATTAGTAAATTCGTTAGGGCTAATGACCCCGATATTAAGCAGCATAATCGCATATGCATTGTTAGGTTTAGATTCGCTAAGTACTCAGTTAGAACAACCATTTGGTACATCGCTTAATCACTTGCCTATTTCAGATATTACTTATTCTATAGAGCAGAACTTGTTAGAAAACTTAGAAGAGTTAAATCAGACTTAGTTATTAACAGTGAGTAACATTTTTAGTCAAAATCTTTTATAAGTAGGAAACCCAATGAAAAAAACCTTTGATATTTTTAGATTCACCAGCTGGATAGCCATAGTCTGCTCTTTAGTTGGTTCATTTTTATTATTTATTGTTGGCGCTATTAAAACTTATTATGCGTTAACAACAGTATTACTGGGCAGAATTCCTAACGAAAGTTTAGCGCATTTAGATTCTTCAGATATTGCAACAGCTTATTTAATTAAATCTTTAGATACATTTCTAATTGCTTTGGTCTTATTTATATTTGCCCACGGCGTATATACTTTGTTCATTTTTAATAAGAGTGAAAGTAATACTAAACCTGTTTTAAAGTGGATAAAAACCCCTAATATTGGCCATTTAAAAAATATTTTAGGTGAAGTCATTGTTATTATTTTATTTGTTAAGTTTTTAGAGCTCATTCTTATTAATTTGAATAATTTAAGTTGGGAAGTGCTTATATTACCTTTGGCGATTTTATTATTAGCTTTGAGTTTAAAGTTTTTAAGCTTAGGTAAAGAGCACAATGACTAAGTGAGAATAAAAAAATGCCCATATTAAATGGGCATTTTTGTTTAAAGCCAAATTTACATATTACTTTATCAGCTGAGTGTTTGCTTTATTTTGCCTACATTGTTTGAAACTGATACATCAGCAAAAGCGCCATTAAACAGGGTTAAGTTAGGTGGTAAATGGCCAATATCAACATCATAAACCACAGGAATATCTAAATCGTCTAAAGCATTTGATAGTGCTTCAAATGACGAGATCTCCTTACCTTTATTACTCGTCACTGCATTACGCCCAATTAAAAGGCCATTAATTTTATTACAAACCCCTTTAAACTTTAAACTTAATAATGCTCGCATAAATGCGGTGGGCGACATTTCAGCATTTTCGATATATAAGATAATGCCGTCATCTATATAATTAAGATGAAAAGCATCAAAATCAAAATATTCAGTGCCAATAATATTTGAAATTGTATCAAAACAGCCACCAATTAAGCGACCACTAAAATTTGCTGTACTTGATTTATCTAATACTTTCCACAGTGTTGGCTCAGTTAAATTTAATGTGACGTTTGGGTTTTGGCTAAATGATTCATTCTTAATTTGATAAAATTGAGATGACTGTTGTTCAAAGTTATCATCATCCTTTAGCTTTAAATGCGCTAAAGTACTTGATGTCAACAATTCAGCCTCATCAGGATGTAGTTGCATTAAGTTAGTTGCATGAACTGTTGACCAATTAAGTTTAGTTGTAAGCGTTGTTAAAACCGTACTCACATCAGAGAAGCCCATTATCCATTTAGGTTTAACCGATAGTAAACGTTTAAAGTCTAACAAGGGTAAAATTTCCATAGCAAACTCTCCCCCCCAAGGCGGCATGATTGCATCTATGGTGTCATCACATAACATGTCCATAAGCTCTTGGGCACGTAACTGCTTACATGCACTGACATGTTTAATATCTTCTCTAAGGCATTGACCTTCAATCACCTCAAAACCTAAATCTTTAAGATTTTTTAATACAATATCTAAACGCTGATGGCAGCTAGTTGCAACACCAGATGAAAAAGCGGTTATGGCAATTTTACTACCTTGTTTTAATGGTTTTGGGTATTTCACTTTATTCCTAAATTAATGAAACTTCAGACTGTTAAAGGTTACGATAAATAATGTTTCAAAACAACGTTTTACCTATAGATTAAAAAGCCAACTAAATTCTGATTTAAAAAGCTGGCATTGATTGCGTTATAAACTGAACTTTTTATACTTCTCTATATAGTTATCTAAGTTCTCATGATTTTCTTTTTTAGTGTAGAGTCCATTTAAATTAGCAGGTGATCCAATCTGTATTAGCATTGATCCGATCTCTTTCAGCAGCTCAAAAATCAAAAGTAAACTTCACCAAATTTATGTTTTTTAGGTCGGGATTTATTAAGCGC encodes:
- a CDS encoding bestrophin family protein → MINSRQVHPIKLLFILKGSIIPIIAPQIIFITLFSLFVAISHKFYPAILPQYALAPFTLLGIALSLFLGFRNNACYARWWEGRNLWGQLVISSRNLSRQIMSLIDNKTAYGRDAQRQLICLIIAYNYALKHQLNGSVPWYDIEKFLQPSEIESLKSAYNLPDAILRLISTQLILLRQESLLSDYFIVNLEQHISAMVSVQAGCERIQNTPLPLAYRLLVHRTVYLFCFILPFGLVNSLGLMTPILSSIIAYALLGLDSLSTQLEQPFGTSLNHLPISDITYSIEQNLLENLEELNQT
- a CDS encoding YqhA family protein, whose product is MKKTFDIFRFTSWIAIVCSLVGSFLLFIVGAIKTYYALTTVLLGRIPNESLAHLDSSDIATAYLIKSLDTFLIALVLFIFAHGVYTLFIFNKSESNTKPVLKWIKTPNIGHLKNILGEVIVIILFVKFLELILINLNNLSWEVLILPLAILLLALSLKFLSLGKEHND
- a CDS encoding S66 peptidase family protein, whose product is MKYPKPLKQGSKIAITAFSSGVATSCHQRLDIVLKNLKDLGFEVIEGQCLREDIKHVSACKQLRAQELMDMLCDDTIDAIMPPWGGEFAMEILPLLDFKRLLSVKPKWIMGFSDVSTVLTTLTTKLNWSTVHATNLMQLHPDEAELLTSSTLAHLKLKDDDNFEQQSSQFYQIKNESFSQNPNVTLNLTEPTLWKVLDKSSTANFSGRLIGGCFDTISNIIGTEYFDFDAFHLNYIDDGIILYIENAEMSPTAFMRALLSLKFKGVCNKINGLLIGRNAVTSNKGKEISSFEALSNALDDLDIPVVYDVDIGHLPPNLTLFNGAFADVSVSNNVGKIKQTLS